From the genome of Nasonia vitripennis strain AsymCx chromosome 1, Nvit_psr_1.1, whole genome shotgun sequence, one region includes:
- the LOC107981958 gene encoding ankyrin repeat domain-containing protein 7-like produces the protein MSAMIRTKSMRRLENFDILGYPFWNEAVDSITTSVEHLNLDVKVPKEVFSMSLHEAVKNNNVKITEKLLKKKADVNKRNERKLMPLHVAVINKSHEMVELLLQNGALVNPSRESPESKAPLYLAVEQNSIEIARLLLNNGALVKKATTATYTALKLAQKNRNKALWKLLAKFAMKQVGANCRVKKRSKCKVEMKKSDSLLVSVLNKNTKLWLKNTDC, from the coding sequence ATGTCTGCCATGATTCGCACAAAGTCCATGAGACGATTGGAAAATTTCGATATCTTAGGATATCCTTTTTGGAACGAGGCCGTAGACAGCATTACGACTTCGGTTGAACATCTGAACCTGGACGTCAAAGTACCCAAAGAAGTATTCTCGATGTCCTTGCACGAAGCTGTAAAGAACAACAACGTGAAGATTACGGAGAAGCTGCTGAAGAAGAAAGCCGACGTGAATAAGCGGAATGAACGAAAATTGATGCCTCTTCATGTAGCTGTAATAAACAAATCTCACGAAATGGTAGAGCTGTTGCTACAAAACGGAGCCTTGGTTAACCCGAGCAGAGAGTCACCCGAATCGAAGGCACCACTATATTTGGCTGTGGAGCAAAACTCTATTGAAATAGCTCGTCTCTTATTAAATAATGGAGCTTTGGTCAAGAAAGCAACGACTGCAACGTATACAGCGTTAAAATTAGCACAAAAAAATCGCAACAAGGCGTTGTGGAAGCTGCTGGCAAAGTTCGCCATGAAGCAAGTAGGCGCAAATTGTAGGGTGAAAAAACGCTCGAAATGTAAAGTTGAGATGAAAAAGTCCGATTCGCTACTGGTTTCCGTATTGAATAAGAATACGAAATTATGGCTGAAAAATACGGACTGTTAA